A window of Pseudophryne corroboree isolate aPseCor3 chromosome 1, aPseCor3.hap2, whole genome shotgun sequence genomic DNA:
aggtgtttcaacaactggtaGATCGTTGGGGACTCCCACAAATAGATCTTATGGCACCAGAGATCCCAATGCGGAGGCGGTGGATGCGTTAACGATTCCCTGGAGGTTCCGCTTTGTGTATCTTTTTCCTCCGTTCCCCCTGTTACCTCGTCTATTCAAGAGGATCAAGCGGGAGAGGGTCATGGTTCTGCTCGTGGCTCCAGACTGGCCTTGCAGAACATGGTACAGCGACCTACATCGGTTACTTGTAgatgacccgtggcctcttcctctgcggccAGATTTGCTAATGCAGGGACCATTCGTTTATCCAGGCTTagagtggctacatttgacggcgtggctgttgaaagggAGATCCTAAATCTCAAGGGTATTCCTTCGTTAGTCATTCCTACCATGTTGagtgctagaaaggaggtcacttcTAGGCACTATTACCGTATATAAATAGAAGGCATATATTTCATGGTGTGAGCAGCGTCAGTTTTCTGCTACTTCCTTTCGATTGGCAAAGCTTCTCCTTTTTCTCCAAGCTGGTTTCTCGGCCGGTTTAAGTGTTGGATCTCTAAAGGTTCAGGTCTCGGCCCTTtcgatttttttccagaagaaGTTGACGTTACTACTGGAAGTAAAGACTTTCATTCAGGGAGTTATCCGGCTTAAACCACTGTTtattcctcctacagctccttgggatctggATAGAGTTATGTCCTTTTTGCAATCATCTTTATTTGAACCTCTGGAATCGGTGGAgtttaagtttcttacgtggaaggtagTGTTGcttttggccctggcttcagctcgGAGAGTTTCCGAATTGGGAGCTCTTTCCCGTCGTCCgccatatttcatgaagatagagtggAACTCCGCACACACAGGTCTTTCTTGCCTAAGgtagtttctgcatttcacatgaaccagcctattgtggtcccggttctCTCCAGTGATTCTCCTTCTTCGAAGTCACTGGATGTCGTCAGGGCCTTGCGTATTTATGTAGAGAGAACGGCAGTTTTTTACACAAGACGGATGCTCTGTTTGTTCTGTGTGATGCTGCCAAACCGGGATGGCGGCCTCAAAACAGACTTTGGCTAGATTGATCATATCTACCATCAGACAGGCTTAACTAGCAGCCTCTCTTCAGCCGCCATGTTCGGTGTCAGCTCATTCCACGTGGTCGGtgagttcttcttgggcagctgctagGGGAGTTTCTTTGACACAGTTGTGTAGAGCGGCAGCTTGGTCGGGGAAacatacctttgtaaaattttacaaatttgatacgttTGCTTCTTCGGCTTCTCAGTTTGGCCGGGCAGTTTTGCAGGACTCTCGGCGCTGTCCCGCCCGAAATAGGGGCTCAGGGACGTCCCCACTGTGAAgaccttccagtgtcccctagtggatgaaggagaaaacgggattttggtacttaccggtaaattcaTTTCTCCGataccacaggggacactggacgccctcccAGTGCAGGTTGTCTCTTTGTTACTTTCCTTTTCTCAGGTTCTAAGTTTTTACGTTAATATAGGGTTACTTACCTGTTGGGTTGACTGGTGACATTTATGGTTTGTTAATGTTtttactgtagaccactctcttctcatacagacactacaatccctaggtcttaaagacacagccctttcttggttcctatcttacctgtctaatcgctccttcagtgttcgcttctttgaatctacctcctcttcgctacctctttcagttggagtaccgcaaggctcagtcttgggtcctctgcttttctctatctatacctctcttttggttttcagtatcatctgtacgcagatgatactcaaatctacctatcctcccctgacttgtccctatctgtactggaccgtttcactgaatgcctttctgccatttcatcctggatgacatctcgccacctcaaactgaatatttcaaagacagagttaaatatatttccaccggccaatagtaggtaccaacctgatatctctatcagtgttgaaaactcgactatctaccctaccccacaagctcgctgcctaggtgtcatccttgactctgatctgtcctttgttccccacattcaatcagtctcaagatcatgttacatgcatctaaaaaacatatccaaaatacgaccataccttaaacaagacactgctaaaactcgaatccacgctctcattatctcccgcattgataattgcaatagtctcctaactggtcttcccaaaacgagactctcaccactacaatccattctgaatgcagcggcgaggcttatcttcctcgctagacgttcatcgtctgcagatccactctcagtccctccattggttacctgtactctaccgcattcaatataaaatacttatactcacaaggccattaaccaaactacaccaacgtacatcacttcgcttatctcaaaatatctaccaacccgacctcttcgctcttcacaagacctgcgtctctcatccacacttattactcgctcccactcacgattgcaggactttcatcgggctgcacatactctgtggaatgccctaccacgcacaataagactctcctctagtctccaaaccttcaagcgttccctgaaaactcacctctttaggcaagcatatcaaattccagaaccgctcacataactttcataaaccttcctatcaaattgcatccactctgtacagtccacacatatcctcacatgtcttctcattctatgcaatagatagcacctttccttgtgtacacatgcctatttccctatagattgtaagcgtgcgagcagggccttcctacctttatgactgtttgttatcacccaatttgttgttgttatttcaaattgtaaagcgcagcggaatttgctgcgctatataagaaactgttaataaataaatacataaatactgtTGTTTCTTCTCATTTTTATTCTATCACCTCCTCCTCTGTCGAGTGATTCGAGCCGTCTCCTCTCGGGCTCAGTTTTCAAACTGGTCTGTGGGAAGGggtggaggcatagaggggaggagccagtcacagttcTAAACAATTTAAAGTGCCGGCTCCACTTAGCCACCATCTATacctatatcccccccccccccccccccccaccatggagaccttccagtgtcccctgtggaatcggagaaatggatttaccggtaagtaccaaaatcacgttttatctctctccaaggcttagtacatagacccgtaATGggtagatatattaagcctggagaagtgataaagtggaagatgataacacaccagccaatcagctcctaactgtcaagttacaggctgggatttaaaaatgacaggagctgattggctggtgtgttatcatcttCCACGttgtcacttctccaagcttaatacatctgcccctaagtcaattaaataaaaaaaatctatatttggaCTTAGTGTAGAAGGGATTGCAAAGCAGCACAAATGGATTTATTTTTTATGGGTGCAACCAAATCTCTCACGTGGTGTGGCAAATCTGCAGGGTAACCTGGCTGAATGAGGCTGATTCTGGCTAGGTACAGGATAGGCGCACTGATTACACATCATTTTATGCTGCGGTAATGAGGTTTCATTTTGTGGAGTGAGATTATgagggtatcctattagccgcaaAATCGCAGCAGTTTATCGCAAGTCAACTTTTCACACCTATTGCGAGAAAGTTGCAGCAAAAACTGCTTATCAAGGTATGTGCTCTCCCGGTTTTTGCACCTATACTATTCCAAAACCACGAAAACGGGATTCTCTCTAGCCGGCAAAACCAGAGATAAACTAATATAGGAAACCATTAAATAAGTCtattatgtatatgtgtatatatatatatatatatatatatatatcattttatttttttcaaaggggattaaaaaaaaattctatcactTTGTGTTTTTTGACCTCAAAAATgacattggccaattaaaaataattaaaaactactGAGTGCCTAATTAGTAGTTaatgggggtgtcccaggggtcctGAACAAAATCCCCATATTTTTATCTTttaaaattgtgattttttttcactacttatcacctgctcagaaaTGGGTAAAGCAAATTTGTGCTAAACCCTGTGTAGACTTTTTGCAGCTAATTTGATACTGAGTTTTCACAATTGCAATAAAAAGGCCTGTTTTTCTCTCAAAACCACGTTTTTGCAGGTAATAGCCCCCAATGGTAATGATAAAGGGGCAAAGAGTGTGCATTTTCCAGAGAATCCCCTGCCCTGCACAGTCTTCTAATTCCTCACAAGGGCATCACTTTTGGACAGCACTGAACTGGCATAAATCAAATGTCATACTATATTTTTAATGAGATTTGTTTttcacgggtggtagtcatgtgaccgccggtcggctgaccgacagtcacatgacctcctccgtgagcccgacggctcactatcccgatggtcggcatgccgaccaacagggactatttccactcgtgggtgtccacgacacccatagagtgggaatagaacccgtggcgaccgcaggtcgccaccgagcccacagcgtggcgagcgcagcgagcccgcaaggggcttgctgcactcgcccctccccgccgggatcccggcgttggtatgctgccgggatcccggcgtcggtaaggtgaccggcggtcaggagaccgctggtcacccgtactacacccgtttttCACCTGCGTTTGCAAACACGTTCCAAGCACCAGTCTACACTGGACGAACCGTCGCGGCACACCGTTACAGCAATCCATAAACAGGAGACATTTCTAAGTGTTTGCGTTTCATGTTAATATTTCCTGCAGGTGGATTATGAAAGCGAAGAAGAGGGCCACCATGAAAAAGAAGACGAAGcggatgaggaggaagaggaggagaataGAGCAGGTCCACCGCCGGCTGAGGAGGAAAGTGCTTCCTCATCTTCTAGGCCCTCCAAACAGAAAAACAACCAGACAAACCTAACGAAGGACGTGCTGGCAGAGAACCGGGTGAACAACGTCCTGAGTCTAAATTGCGCCATAGAAGATTATTCCTACGACACAGAGAAGAGTTTATGGTGTGAAGTGAGACTCGCCAAAACATTTTCTGAGAAATTGCCGGAGTGTTCTACTAGAGTTTAGTGTTGAAGTGGCCTGTCACACATGGAGGCAGCCATATTGTGGACTGAATCCATATTGATTAAACTATGAAGCATTAACGAAGAACGAGTGCTCTTTCATACCTTAGTGATGTCACAAGTTCCTGCTTCCTTATGGAATATATGTTTAggttccaacatggctgcctccacacgtaaaaaaaaaaaaactaaaaagggATTGTGTATATTTATTATTAATGTAGTAGTGTCAGTTATAATACTCCCACCAAGTTCTGCATTGATAATTGATCAACACCTTTGCTCACACATATCTAGAAgttcattggggataaacccctggtgtcccccagcacaccgagctgtacctgtaccaagacatgaaagactatatatatatatatatatatatatatatatatatatatatatatatatatacatatacatacatacatacatacatacatacatacaatagaaTAGAAattcagaggtcttagttacatacagtttgcaaacgtatgataagccaccaggccccgacaaggctcctctgatgctggtggtccctaactctaggcctGGGGTgtggaaccccacaaaccggcaaagggcagctaaccccagggcagcacaacgcgagaaggtaaagtgttagtatgtgttaataaaggaaaacaaaatctatatacaaaaattaatatacatgtgaaagtgtaattaaaagaccagaaggattaataaatgtgttaagggggtgctaaataagatctcacagtgtgctaccccaaagcagcccagccccaccaatccagggggaaccgcaccccagacccgccccaggtactgctactactaataataataataataacaacccttccggataatatatctgagcaaatgtatccgaattgagagttaactcacctgaagatacccccgggatctccaaatggcactacagagaccagcataccctccaaacactggtcccatccatgcccatcATACTAACagtacaaaatgtaagttgctcaaatcaatcatTGGGTTTTtttcccaatgtatttctagctcagactaccccctccctttcatgcacctgaactgtatttcctaattgatttgagcaacttacattttgttttgTTATATCTAGACGTTCGCCTACCATAGCAGATCTTCAGATTTTTTGCAATTCATAAATCTTTGATATTTTAGTTCATGAAAATGATGTTCGTTATGGATCTGTAATTGTTACGGATACCTTTTATGCAACATAACAGAAGCTCAGTGTTTAAGTAGCGGTAGACAGTATAACAAGGGTATTGAGACCCCGAATTGAGCCCCCAATGCCTGTCCTCCAATAATACCTACATGGACAGGGACATCTGAGGACTTGGAAAATACATCCATGATAGAATCTCCCAGATCTCTGAACCATGATGCAAGTGTGAGGGAAACAGATGCTGGGCGGTTACTAGAGATGTATATACACCACACCTGGCCCGCGCAGAGCGACTTCTACAGACGTAACCCGCAGGTTAAACAACAAATCATTGATGACTTTACTTGCCGTACGCCCGATAACCTCGTGGCTTGCATTGGAGATTCTCAAGGCTTATGGTGCAACGGGCTACGGATAGTCAGAATTGTATTTACCACCCCCCTCCTGTTGCCCTTCCCCTTTCTTATTCTTTTGTTTGTTGATTATGTTGCTACGTTGTGCGTCCTCATTTCACAATGGAAATTACTTTTCACACTGAGGAAGATTCAGACCCTTGATGGTTGAATCCAGTAAATTATGCACCAGAGAGGTCGTCAGCACGTTCTAAGGGTCTGATCTGCCACCCTGTTCCTGCATcaccctacaccacacacacacacacacacacacacacacacacacacacacacacacacacacacacacataccctacGCTTTTGTTATGTGCTCATCTGCTTCTTGCAGGTCACCATGAAATTGCCTTTAATGAAGGTCCACTTTGATATCTCCTCTCTGGTGGTTTCTCTGGCTCACAACGTCATTATCCACGAGACCAGGGGCATCACGCGGTGCCTCCTGAATGACAACACAAACAAGAAGGGCGAGAAGGAGCAGATcttgaacacagagggaataaaccTTCAGGAGCTATTTAAATATTCAGACGTAAGTTACCCTGACTACAATGGACTGCTTTGTGTTCTAGCATGTGTCCGTGTCACAGGCTCCAAAGTAAACCAGCATTAGAGTCGTCCTCTGGCCATTCTGTGTGTGTCTAGCGGAGCATTTCCTGCCGAGACAAACGTCCTGTAGCTGAATGCGGCTTTGTTCAAATGTCACAGCTTGGCGAACGTAAGTCAGCGTGCTGCCATTTCCCACAGTGATCTGCCAATTTGCGGGAACTCTAAAGAAAGAAAGCTCTGAATCTCGCATGCCAATATATGTCCCAGGACTTACTTAGGAAAACAAATGACAAGAAGTGctttgtgaaaatatatttatatatatatatatatatatatataaaaaacaactctgtcccatacagcggcactcagagactggttcAAAAATGCAGAAAGGTGCTTTTAATGAATCATAATTACAGTTtgcagtccaacgtttcggggcatagaccacccctttgtcaaggtgagcaaacaagaagTGACTATAAAACAGTTTCAACATACCTTTATATGTGTGGGAGACCCGTCGGCGGGAAGGACAGCTGAGTGCAGGGAAAGTCAGTGATTTCCGTCCAGCTGATGTGACGTGTGAGTAGAAGCTGTGGTCATGTGATCATACTGCCCGGCGCGGCTCCCCGGCGTTGTCATGGTAGCCTCCAGTAAACGGAAATGCCAGCGCATTCACATCGTGGCCATGGCAACCAGGAACCTCCGTGTGATCGCGTCCTGAGCGGGATCACTGATCAGTGCTGTATGATGTGCATAGCTGGAAAAGGAAGTGAATGTGGGGTAACATATAACAATAAACAATCTACTGAACACTGCTGGAACGTACTGGTTAAGTGAACTATGTAATACGCACATATGTATGCTCAAGGGAAGTTGTGCTGTTTAAGCTGGTGACGGCCACTGTAACTGAGGGGAAGACatagagggagaaagagaagcgaAGAAGGGAATGTAGAGAATGTAGAGAATTATGTAAAGAGAATGTATCAATTCTATGTGTCATGCATAAATGTGTCAACTGGGTATGTATGATTAATTATTGAATGTTACACGGGTccaatatacattatacattatgcatcatATGGTAATTGTGTGCTCAAAGTTCCAGATGGTAAACCTTTACAGCCATCAATCATAGGTATATCCTATGTTGTAGGTGGCGCAACAACCTCCTTACATCACTGGACCAAGTGTAGATGTCTATAAGTCAAAAAGTTCTTCAAAAGACACTACATTGTATCCTATCATTGAGGCCCGTCGGTCTGGTGGTATTGAGGTTGAATTGCCATCGCGCTTCCAATTTCAGTAAGGAACCCGCTCTATCACCGCCTCGGATATTTTTCGGAATGTGATCAATGATTTGAAAGTTCAATTCGTTTAGTGAATGACCACTTTCTGCATAGTGTCTTGCTACAGGTTGTTCGGACTTCTTTTGACTGAGTGCCAACTTAACTGCAGACCTGTGCATTGCAAAGCGTTCCCTAGCTGTACGcactgtcttgcccacatactgtAATTTGCATGGGCAGGTTATTAGATACACTATATGCGTAGTGGTGCATGTAAGGACATGCCGTATAGAATAGGTGCGGCCCGTGGCATTGGATGTAAACATTCCACCCTTTCTTATTCTTTTGTTTGTTGATTATGTTGCTACGCTGTGCGTCCTCATTTCACAATGGAAATTACTTTTCACACTGAGGAAGATTCAGACCCTTGATGGTTGAATCCAGTAAATTATGCACCAGAGAGGTCGTCAGCACGTTCTAAGGGTCTGATCTGCCACCCTGTTCCTGCATcaccctacaccacacacacacacacacacacacacacacacacacacacacacacacacacaca
This region includes:
- the LOC135050816 gene encoding DNA-directed RNA polymerase I subunit RPA1-like — translated: MFDAIKRRSSKLASFRNMGTRKATREDLDDDGEGTEPQEGQEEEKEEEIINADADEGDADATDAKRREKQEEEVDYESEEEGHHEKEDEADEEEEEENRAGPPPAEEESASSSSRPSKQKNNQTNLTKDVLAENRVNNVLSLNCAIEDYSYDTEKSLWCEVRLAKTFSEKLPECSTRV